A region from the uncultured Macellibacteroides sp. genome encodes:
- a CDS encoding FimB/Mfa2 family fimbrial subunit, producing the protein MKYIQTITMLLFIVLTTGCINDDMDECERTYLYFSYKGDGVTQIFNQKIGKVNLYVFDSENHLVQTKEVDQNELITRQSTRLKLEPGDYRIVCIGNPYDDTKVSDPQAGNMGNILFAHPGYFDNTVINTNDSLYFGSKIINVPETYWVRDTIPFESSHIKMTVEVRGLGPAANSGPSATLVVNNLYPYTDFTNSAGGELCSYYPTMTYNESRLNMTARFNIFRIEKENPVTIDLVYPSGEILHSLRLEDFLIANPSIDVTKNEVLIPILIKFSSVGVIVTVPDWYIEELDPIL; encoded by the coding sequence ATGAAATACATACAAACTATTACAATGCTGTTGTTTATCGTTCTGACGACAGGATGTATTAATGATGATATGGATGAATGCGAAAGAACCTACCTATATTTTAGCTATAAGGGAGACGGGGTTACGCAGATATTTAACCAGAAAATCGGGAAGGTAAATCTGTATGTTTTCGACTCAGAGAATCATCTTGTTCAAACGAAAGAAGTAGATCAGAACGAACTGATAACCAGACAAAGTACCCGATTAAAACTGGAACCAGGAGATTATCGTATCGTATGTATTGGAAACCCATATGATGACACCAAAGTTAGCGATCCACAGGCCGGCAATATGGGAAATATCCTCTTTGCCCATCCCGGATATTTTGATAACACAGTTATAAACACGAACGACTCATTGTATTTTGGAAGCAAAATCATCAACGTTCCCGAAACTTACTGGGTACGTGATACAATTCCTTTTGAAAGCTCTCACATTAAAATGACTGTAGAAGTGAGAGGATTAGGTCCTGCTGCAAATAGCGGGCCTTCGGCAACATTAGTTGTGAACAATCTATATCCATATACCGATTTCACAAACAGCGCAGGTGGTGAACTTTGTTCTTATTATCCAACAATGACATACAATGAAAGCAGGCTGAACATGACTGCCCGATTTAATATATTCAGGATCGAAAAAGAGAATCCTGTAACCATTGATTTGGTTTATCCATCAGGAGAGATATTACACAGTCTGAGACTGGAAGATTTTCTGATTGCCAATCCCAGCATTGATGTAACAAAAAATGAAGTACTCATACCTATCCTGATCAAGTTCAGCAGCGTAGGTGTAATCGTTACTGTACCAGATTGGTATATAGAAGAACTTGACCCCATATTGTAA
- a CDS encoding DUF3868 domain-containing protein, with amino-acid sequence MKTFTNILIASLLISANVVAQGNYSSEISVENQLIKKSGQELDITMNINISKLDINSQHMITLTPVLISSDNKDTKELPPVVISGNTRSKVLKRTLQLNGKPEFSQQPFAMIHRINTEAQVIEYKTTVPYSQWMKKGKLVLNQEITGCALCGLGKEERLLASPVLKEEFKPSYVVNYITPEVEAIKMRNEILEIYLNYKVGSYVVLPTFDNNEAELEKVASTLRNIKNNSDITLTNIKITGFASPEGIYLNNMKLSENRAKSLAAHLQKSHSLEKGLFILDWKGEDWDGLVKALESYTIEDKDKVLDIIKSTDVMDGRERRIMELNSGKTYQTILQDLFPPLRRNTCVVNFTVKQFTIDKAKEQIKTNPKLLSLNEMYQVAYSYEKGSQARNEAFAIAAQTFPESPVAITNAAAVLIEKGQPTEAMKNMGKMKDQPEVWNNLGVALAQSGKYTEAKEYFIKAADKGLSEASENLDQLNKLLEDL; translated from the coding sequence ATGAAAACATTCACCAACATACTAATAGCCTCACTGCTGATTTCAGCAAATGTAGTGGCTCAGGGAAATTACTCCAGCGAAATATCTGTCGAAAATCAACTCATCAAGAAAAGTGGACAGGAGCTTGATATTACTATGAATATCAATATCAGCAAGCTGGATATTAACTCCCAGCATATGATTACGTTGACTCCTGTACTAATTTCGTCCGACAACAAGGATACAAAGGAATTACCTCCTGTTGTAATAAGTGGAAACACAAGAAGCAAAGTATTGAAACGGACATTACAGTTAAATGGCAAACCAGAATTTAGTCAGCAGCCATTTGCAATGATTCATAGAATCAATACGGAAGCTCAAGTAATTGAATACAAAACGACTGTTCCTTACAGCCAATGGATGAAAAAAGGAAAACTGGTATTAAATCAGGAAATAACCGGATGTGCGCTTTGCGGACTTGGCAAAGAAGAGCGATTGCTCGCATCTCCCGTATTGAAAGAAGAGTTCAAACCCTCATACGTAGTTAATTATATTACACCCGAAGTTGAAGCAATCAAAATGCGAAACGAAATTCTGGAGATTTATCTAAACTATAAGGTAGGCAGCTATGTAGTTCTCCCCACTTTCGATAATAACGAGGCAGAGCTTGAAAAGGTAGCTTCTACACTCCGCAATATTAAGAACAATAGCGACATTACGCTTACAAATATAAAAATTACAGGTTTTGCATCGCCCGAAGGTATCTATCTCAATAATATGAAACTTTCTGAAAACCGCGCTAAATCGCTGGCTGCCCATTTACAAAAAAGCCATAGTCTGGAAAAAGGACTCTTTATCCTGGACTGGAAAGGCGAAGATTGGGATGGTCTGGTAAAAGCGTTAGAGAGTTATACAATCGAAGATAAAGACAAGGTCCTTGATATTATTAAGAGTACCGACGTAATGGATGGTCGCGAAAGAAGAATCATGGAGCTTAACAGTGGTAAAACATATCAGACAATTCTACAGGATCTGTTTCCACCCCTTCGTCGCAATACTTGTGTTGTAAACTTCACCGTTAAACAATTTACTATAGACAAAGCAAAAGAACAAATTAAAACAAATCCAAAGCTATTGAGCCTGAACGAAATGTATCAGGTAGCTTACAGTTACGAGAAAGGCTCCCAGGCAAGAAACGAAGCATTCGCCATTGCCGCACAAACGTTTCCGGAAAGCCCGGTAGCGATAACCAATGCTGCAGCAGTACTGATTGAAAAAGGTCAGCCTACTGAAGCTATGAAGAATATGGGAAAAATGAAAGATCAGCCAGAGGTGTGGAATAACCTTGGAGTTGCTTTGGCCCAAAGTGGCAAATACACGGAGGCGAAAGAATATTTCATCAAGGCGGCTGATAAGGGCCTCTCAGAAGCCAGCGAAAATCTGGACCAACTGAATAAACTACTGGAAGATTTATGA
- a CDS encoding DUF3575 domain-containing protein: MKRLLIILLVLFAPFAATYGQTFAVKSNLLYDLTSTINLGVEMSLSRKVTLDISGNYNPWNFGEDGKFKHIGIQPEVRYWFCEKFNGHFLGLHGHYAAYNVGGLSFLSDNMEKYRYEGNLWGGGISYGYQWILSPHWSMEAVIGAGYARLDHDKYVCVNCGEWVKKDTKDYFGVTKAAISIIYIIK, encoded by the coding sequence ATGAAACGACTTTTAATCATTCTACTAGTTTTGTTTGCCCCGTTCGCAGCAACATATGGACAAACTTTTGCAGTAAAGAGCAACCTGCTTTACGACCTTACCAGCACCATAAACCTGGGTGTCGAAATGAGTCTTAGCCGAAAGGTTACACTCGACATTTCAGGGAATTACAATCCATGGAATTTCGGAGAAGATGGAAAGTTTAAACACATTGGGATTCAACCTGAGGTGCGATACTGGTTTTGTGAAAAATTTAACGGCCATTTTCTGGGTCTGCATGGACATTATGCTGCGTATAATGTGGGGGGACTTTCATTCCTTAGTGACAATATGGAAAAATACCGTTACGAAGGCAATCTTTGGGGCGGAGGTATTTCCTATGGATATCAATGGATATTAAGTCCGCACTGGAGCATGGAAGCAGTAATTGGTGCAGGATACGCACGCTTAGATCACGACAAATACGTTTGTGTGAACTGCGGAGAATGGGTAAAAAAAGACACAAAAGATTATTTTGGAGTTACTAAAGCAGCCATATCCATTATTTATATAATTAAATAA
- a CDS encoding RNA polymerase sigma-70 factor produces the protein MQLVCSLATLDSQVAFKSLYMVYFDRLMRFVTCHVGSEPVAEEIVSDTFLAVWENRKSLLEVTNFDSYIYTIARHKSISYFRTNHMIKVEIDETVSDLFFQTDTTPEEDFISKETVNSLNNAINSLPDKCKMAFKLVREDKMKYKDAAQVLDISVKTLEAHITTAVKKIREALSKELE, from the coding sequence ATGCAGTTAGTTTGCAGTTTGGCTACGCTTGACTCGCAAGTAGCGTTCAAATCACTTTATATGGTCTATTTTGACCGTTTAATGCGATTTGTGACTTGTCATGTCGGATCCGAGCCAGTAGCAGAAGAAATCGTATCAGATACATTTTTAGCTGTATGGGAAAATAGAAAATCGCTTTTAGAGGTAACAAACTTCGATTCCTATATTTACACAATTGCCCGACATAAATCAATATCGTATTTTCGCACGAATCACATGATTAAGGTAGAAATCGATGAAACTGTTTCTGATCTTTTTTTTCAAACAGATACTACTCCAGAAGAAGACTTCATATCCAAAGAAACTGTGAATAGCTTGAATAACGCCATTAATTCGCTTCCCGATAAGTGTAAAATGGCATTTAAATTGGTGCGAGAAGATAAAATGAAATATAAGGATGCTGCTCAAGTACTGGATATTTCTGTCAAAACATTGGAGGCGCATATTACAACTGCAGTAAAAAAAATAAGAGAAGCTTTAAGTAAAGAGTTGGAGTGA
- a CDS encoding FecR domain-containing protein: MKYKIDHIIARVLSGESSSEDILQLSDWLNADHKNKDEFRKLKSYWDAEVSFRNSVAPEITLKKLRDKITAAERKKKLKQLLIVGLPIAACICLLITVSFLFYINSKVDPVEYYTYISGNHKSEFTLTDGTKVILNKDGKLTYSSSFGDKCRTVQLEGEAFIEVTKDSTRVFEVKMDQASIKVLGTKFNVKANPHENSIEATLVEGSIRFESETQKVLLNPNQQLKYNKQTAKIDINSVDTEFYTSWKYDVSKYKSLSLKNLVCDLEKKYKVKIEIINRKLEDVIVSGSFSNDQSIEDALEVISRSIPFEWDKKGNTYYVR, from the coding sequence ATGAAATATAAAATAGATCATATAATAGCACGGGTTCTTTCCGGAGAAAGTTCATCGGAAGATATTCTTCAACTAAGTGATTGGCTTAATGCCGATCATAAAAATAAAGATGAGTTTCGGAAGTTAAAGAGCTACTGGGATGCAGAAGTTTCTTTTAGGAACTCTGTTGCGCCGGAAATAACATTGAAGAAACTACGGGATAAAATAACTGCGGCCGAAAGAAAGAAAAAACTTAAACAACTCCTAATTGTTGGTTTACCGATTGCGGCCTGTATTTGTTTATTGATAACGGTCTCTTTTCTATTTTACATTAATAGTAAAGTGGATCCGGTTGAATATTATACCTATATAAGTGGTAATCATAAATCCGAATTTACCTTAACTGATGGGACTAAAGTCATTTTAAATAAAGATGGCAAATTAACTTATTCAAGTTCTTTTGGAGATAAATGCAGAACTGTTCAATTGGAAGGAGAGGCCTTCATTGAAGTAACTAAAGATTCGACAAGAGTGTTCGAGGTAAAGATGGATCAGGCTTCAATTAAGGTTTTAGGTACTAAATTTAATGTAAAAGCGAATCCACATGAGAATTCGATCGAGGCAACTTTGGTGGAAGGATCAATCCGTTTTGAAAGTGAAACGCAAAAGGTTTTACTAAATCCAAATCAGCAGCTTAAATATAATAAACAGACGGCGAAAATAGACATTAATAGTGTTGATACTGAGTTTTATACATCATGGAAATATGATGTTAGCAAATACAAATCATTATCTCTTAAAAATCTTGTTTGTGATTTAGAAAAAAAATATAAAGTGAAAATTGAAATAATAAACAGGAAACTTGAAGATGTTATTGTATCTGGGTCCTTTAGTAATGACCAATCAATTGAAGATGCATTGGAAGTAATATCCCGGAGCATACCATTTGAATGGGACAAAAAAGGGAATACCTATTATGTTCGTTAA